Proteins co-encoded in one Papaver somniferum cultivar HN1 chromosome 5, ASM357369v1, whole genome shotgun sequence genomic window:
- the LOC113280460 gene encoding uncharacterized protein LOC113280460: protein MPTRRALNHLFGVNYLKIRRLGIVKYYHEEGPNEEECLTPEFAFQKLNKMAQGLGNVDLVDGKLVSIGEDSVLKDEQIEQRIKTFKSVGRLYLGTPSVQKSLKKRATTSSFAATESIPELCFGRSDEREHLTLKTLTSVCSYLNVSSQQRKSVRLAICSQVNQHRIWTGALKKILSGLKAEIESMNYQQRQSLSVKEITVSEQIISRCFQFLSETCTTFNPDSTSWMRVAPSPKYNSWPSHRWEDLLDMFNDLIKCSKNEMGVLPHMVKLEIMKEGLYQIKDVLVDRDIGYREARLQESLMQKKLLKTLGHSSQCLFTLLLYYLYGNVRDLEIEVRGGVYKRKDKKNVFFLCIGKILTSDNEMTIGIGVKQLDKALGLFKFVWEAAEMKGVLELQGHLWCVGAEDRILTYRSNTFFLHAIKL from the coding sequence ATGCCAACTCGACGTGCGTTAAATCATCTCTTTGGTGTAAATTATCTCAAAATTAGGCGATTGGGTATTGTCAAGTACTATCATGAAGAAGGACCAAATGAAGAGGAGTGTCTCACACCTGAATTTGCTTTTCAGAAGTTGAACAAGATGGCTCAGGGGTTAGGAAATGTGGATTTGGTTGATGGAAAACTAGTCAGTATTGGAGAAGATTCAGTTTTGAAGGATGAACAGATCGAGCAGCGGATAAAAACCTTCAAGTCCGTCGGTAGGTTGTACCTTGGGACTCCCTCGGTTCAAAAATCACTGAAGAAGAGAGCAACCACAAGCTCATTCGCTGCTACGGAGTCCATTCCAGAATTGTGCTTTGGTCGATCAGATGAAAGGGAACACTTGACGTTGAAGACACTTACCAGCGTCTGCAGCTACCTGAATGTCTCTTCCCAACAGAGGAAGTCAGTGCGGCTAGCTATTTGCTCACAAGTCAATCAGCATAGAATATGGACAGGTGCTCTTAAAAAGATATTGTCAGGCTTAAAAGCTGAGATTGAGTCCATGAATTATCAACAGCGTCAATCCTTGTCCGTGAAAGAAATTACGGTGAGTGAACAGATCATTTCTAGATGCTTCCAGTTCTTATCTGAAACGTGCACTACTTTTAACCCTGACTCCACCTCATGGATGCGCGTGGCGCCTTCACCAAAATACAATTCTTGGCCTTCTCACCGATGGGAAGATTTGCTTGACATGTTCAATGATCTCATCAAGTGCTCAAAAAATGAGATGGGTGTATTGCCTCATATGGTGAAGCTGGAAATAATGAAAGAAGGGTTGTACCAGATCAAGGATGTGTTGGTGGATAGAGATATCGGATACAGAGAAGCTCGGCTTCAGGAAAGCTTAATGCAGAAAAAATTGCTGAAGACCTTAGGCCACTCATCGCAATGCTTGTTCACACTTTTGCTGTATTATCTCTATGGGAATGTTAGAGACCTTGAAATAGAAGTCCGTGGAGGTGTTTATAAGAGGAAAGATAAGAAGAATGTGTTTTTTTTGTGTATTGGGAAGATTTTGACATCTGATAATGAGATGACGATAGGAATTGGTGTGAAGCAATTAGACAAGGCTCTTGGGTTATTCAAATTTGTTTGGGAAGCTGCAGAAATGAAAGGTGTTTTGGAGTTGCAAGGGCATTTGTGGTGCGTAGGAGCTGAAGACAGAATCCTTACTTACAGAAGTAATACATTCTTTCTGCATGCAATTAAGCTTTAA
- the LOC113278407 gene encoding non-classical arabinogalactan protein 30-like produces MALSKVIVSLMLLISLGIAISSEAVVVDGYPAPKKPPVVVAPASAPKTPPVAVAPASAPIYYYTPSPIAVPPTSSASPPVYLPIRRFVAVQGVVFAKPCADFGHDTLMHSVPLPGAMVKMVCHGKPQDNALMLTAVTDENGYFFIPPTKKVSEYGAQKRCRVFLHSPPATSKFQHSTHMNGGLSGAYLRRTKPEKPLPFVLYTVGPFAYEPLPSVCHQKA; encoded by the exons ATGGCTTTGTCTAAGGTTATTGTTTCATTGATGCTTTTGATTTCACTTGGTATTGCTATTAGTAGTGAAGCCGTAGTTGTTGACGGATATCCTGCTCCAAAAAAACCACCAGTTGTTGTTGCCCCTGCATCCGCCCCAAAAACACCACCAGTTGCTGTTGCCCCTGCATCCGCTCCCATTTACTACTACACACCATCTCCGATTGCTGTTCCACCAACTTCTTCTGCATCTCCACCTGTTTATCTTCCAATAAGAAGGTTTGTTGCGGTTCAAGGTGTTGTTTTCGCCAAGCCGTGCGCAGATTTCGGCCACGATACACTTATGCACTCTGTACCACTCCCAG GTGCTATGGTAAAGATGGTATGTCACGGCAAGCCTCAGGATAACGCACTAATGCTAACAGCAGTGACCGACGAGAATGGTTATTTCTTCATCCCACCAACGAAGAAGGTGAGCGAATATGGTGCTCAGAAGAGGTGCAGAGTCTTCTTACATTCACCACCAGCGACCTCCAAGTTCCAACACTCAACACACATGAATGGCGGTCTAAGTGGTGCCTACTTGAGGAGAACCAAGCCAGAAAAACCTCTTCCATTTGTTCTTTACACTGTTGGTCCCTTTGCTTATGAACCACTTCCATCAGTATGCCACCAGAAAGCGTAA